The Pseudolabrys sp. FHR47 genome contains a region encoding:
- the dapA gene encoding 4-hydroxy-tetrahydrodipicolinate synthase has product MPLAKSDLTGLFTAIVTPLTADGSVDIKALQALVRFQLEAGASGIVPIGGTGEYPAFSRSERRDIVAACVDAAGGKPVIPGVLSTGFADALEAGRDFAAAGAAAVMTVTPYYAPGTQAGMRAYFQRYRDSLDLPVMLYQIPRRTTVAAMADTVQAMAEDGSIIGMKYSSYDMPDFIRTIKYCGDKIAILSGEEPLFATHVALGAQGGVLASATIYPKIWLEIFALAKQGKLKEALKLQDSIDPVVDSIYVETNPGPLKTYMELAGMPVGGVRLPLLGPSPETLVKLKAAAQYAKSVKLA; this is encoded by the coding sequence ATGCCGCTCGCCAAGTCCGATCTCACCGGCCTCTTTACCGCTATCGTCACGCCGCTCACGGCCGACGGATCTGTCGATATCAAGGCCCTTCAGGCGCTGGTCCGCTTCCAGCTGGAAGCCGGCGCGTCTGGCATCGTCCCGATTGGTGGCACCGGCGAGTACCCCGCATTCTCCCGCAGCGAGCGGCGCGACATCGTCGCCGCCTGTGTCGATGCGGCTGGGGGCAAGCCCGTCATCCCTGGAGTTTTGTCCACCGGTTTTGCCGATGCGCTCGAGGCGGGCCGCGATTTCGCCGCCGCCGGCGCCGCCGCCGTCATGACGGTGACGCCCTATTACGCGCCGGGCACCCAGGCTGGAATGCGGGCCTACTTCCAGCGCTACCGCGACAGCCTCGACCTACCGGTGATGCTCTATCAGATCCCGCGCCGTACCACGGTGGCAGCGATGGCCGACACCGTGCAGGCGATGGCCGAAGACGGTTCTATCATCGGCATGAAGTATTCGTCGTACGACATGCCGGACTTCATCCGCACCATCAAATACTGCGGCGACAAGATCGCGATCCTCAGCGGCGAGGAGCCGCTCTTTGCCACCCATGTCGCACTCGGCGCGCAGGGCGGCGTGCTCGCTTCGGCGACGATTTATCCGAAAATCTGGCTGGAGATCTTCGCTCTCGCGAAGCAGGGCAAGCTGAAGGAAGCGCTCAAGCTCCAGGACAGCATCGATCCGGTTGTCGACTCCATCTATGTCGAAACCAATCCGGGTCCTCTGAAGACCTACATGGAACTGGCCGGCATGCCGGTCGGTGGGGTGCGCCTGCCTTTGCTCGGCCCCTCGCCTGAAACGCTCGTCAAGCTCAAGGCCGCCGCGCAGTACGCCAAATCCGTCAAACTGGCCTGA
- a CDS encoding ABC transporter ATP-binding protein has translation MINIEKAGHWFRPGHWLFRDLSFTLTAGSITAMLGPNGTGKTTLLRALCGTLALREGSIAADAAIGYVPQALNASHAYSALDMVLLGRARYLGRFGAPRRADNERAMECLSEVGLAHIAVQRYDRLSGGQRQLVLLARALASDCRILVLDEPASALDLANQGIVLRLLRELAARRGLAVLFTTHHPDHALAIADAVLLMLRDARHVHGPIDAVLTEMNLSELYGVPVRRIDAIAEHETATAFIPLYGLRAAPSRAGTT, from the coding sequence ATGATAAACATCGAGAAAGCTGGACACTGGTTCCGGCCAGGGCATTGGCTGTTCCGCGATCTGTCCTTCACGCTGACCGCTGGATCGATTACCGCTATGCTGGGACCCAATGGCACCGGCAAGACGACACTGCTGAGAGCTCTTTGCGGCACGCTCGCCCTGCGTGAAGGCAGCATCGCCGCCGACGCCGCGATCGGCTACGTACCGCAAGCGCTCAATGCCAGCCACGCCTATAGTGCACTCGACATGGTGCTGCTCGGCCGCGCCCGTTACCTTGGACGCTTCGGTGCGCCGCGCCGCGCCGACAATGAACGCGCCATGGAATGCCTGTCTGAAGTCGGACTCGCCCATATCGCGGTACAACGTTACGACCGCTTGAGCGGCGGGCAGCGTCAGCTGGTTCTTCTGGCCCGCGCCCTGGCCAGCGATTGCCGAATTCTGGTGCTCGACGAACCTGCTTCTGCTCTTGATCTTGCCAATCAAGGCATCGTTTTACGTTTGCTGCGCGAATTGGCGGCGCGGCGCGGACTGGCTGTGCTGTTCACGACCCATCACCCCGATCATGCGCTCGCCATTGCCGATGCCGTGCTGTTGATGTTGCGCGATGCACGCCACGTTCATGGGCCGATCGACGCCGTTCTGACAGAGATGAACCTGTCGGAGCTTTACGGCGTGCCGGTGCGGCGGATCGATGCGATTGCCGAGCATGAAACGGCAACCGCGTTTATTCCGCTCTACGGCTTGCGAGCGGCCCCGTCGCGAGCCGGGACAACCTGA
- a CDS encoding FAD-binding oxidoreductase has translation MLERLRTIVGDKGLLSNPTDMAPWLSDWRVRRTGHAIAVVSPANTTEAAAVIALCAEEEQPIFPVGGNTGLCFGAVPESDQPNKPGIVISTRRMNRIRAIDRATGLVTVDAGVVLGDLHNAAADISRQFPLYLGSEGSAQIGGLISTNAGGTGVVRYGPMRDLVAGLEVVMADGRVLSDLTGLRKDNTGYMLRHLFIGAEGTLGLITGATLKLHPRMSNAAHAWVSVPDPAAAVTLLAAFQDRAGSYIQAFELVSASQFEFVKRHIDRVRFPFDTIPAWSVMIELGSEDSSTALADILEKMLGEYLENGTVLDAAIAASKQQAADFWHVRHSVSEANKKEGIGIVHDVAVRTSDVAAFIADADKVAAARYPQAVTAVVCHLGDGNVHYILMFPREFWNALKDPDAFALEVEQAVHDVAAKYSGTFSAEHGVGRKLTEELQRLADPLRYELMGRVKQMFDPKGLMNPGVLLARPAGKTPHLMPVASSLKQVPTKGSF, from the coding sequence GTGCTCGAACGCCTGCGCACCATCGTCGGAGACAAGGGATTGCTCAGCAATCCCACCGACATGGCGCCATGGCTGTCGGATTGGCGCGTTCGTCGTACCGGTCACGCCATCGCCGTCGTATCGCCGGCCAACACCACCGAGGCCGCCGCGGTTATCGCGCTGTGCGCCGAGGAAGAACAACCGATCTTTCCGGTTGGGGGCAATACCGGGCTTTGCTTCGGCGCCGTGCCGGAAAGCGACCAGCCGAACAAACCCGGCATCGTCATTTCGACACGGCGCATGAACCGTATTCGCGCCATCGATCGCGCGACCGGACTGGTGACGGTTGATGCCGGCGTCGTACTCGGCGACTTGCACAACGCCGCCGCCGACATCAGTCGTCAGTTTCCGCTTTATCTTGGCAGCGAAGGCAGCGCGCAGATCGGCGGCCTGATCTCCACCAATGCCGGTGGCACCGGCGTCGTGCGCTACGGCCCGATGCGCGATCTCGTCGCTGGCCTCGAGGTTGTCATGGCGGACGGCCGCGTTCTCTCCGACCTGACCGGCCTGCGCAAAGACAATACCGGCTACATGCTGCGGCACCTGTTCATCGGCGCCGAAGGCACGCTCGGCCTCATCACCGGCGCGACCTTAAAACTCCATCCGCGTATGTCGAACGCGGCTCATGCCTGGGTGTCGGTTCCGGACCCTGCCGCCGCGGTTACCCTGCTCGCGGCGTTCCAGGATCGCGCCGGTTCCTACATCCAGGCATTCGAACTCGTCTCTGCTTCGCAATTCGAATTCGTGAAGCGTCACATCGACCGCGTTCGTTTTCCATTCGACACCATTCCCGCCTGGTCCGTCATGATCGAACTCGGCAGCGAAGACTCCTCGACCGCGCTCGCCGATATTCTTGAGAAGATGCTCGGCGAATACCTCGAGAACGGCACCGTGCTCGATGCCGCGATTGCCGCTTCCAAACAGCAGGCGGCCGACTTCTGGCACGTGCGCCATTCGGTATCGGAAGCCAACAAGAAGGAAGGCATCGGCATCGTGCACGACGTCGCGGTCCGCACGTCCGACGTCGCCGCTTTTATCGCCGATGCCGACAAGGTCGCTGCTGCGCGCTATCCGCAGGCCGTGACGGCGGTCGTCTGCCATCTTGGCGACGGCAACGTGCATTACATCCTGATGTTTCCGCGCGAATTCTGGAACGCACTCAAAGACCCGGACGCTTTCGCGCTCGAGGTCGAACAGGCGGTGCATGACGTCGCCGCGAAATATTCAGGCACGTTCAGCGCCGAACACGGCGTCGGCCGCAAGCTGACCGAGGAACTACAACGCCTCGCCGACCCGCTTCGCTACGAACTGATGGGCCGGGTCAAACAGATGTTTGATCCGAAAGGCCTGATGAATCCCGGTGTCCTGCTGGCCCGCCCGGCCGGCAAGACGCCACACCTGATGCCGGTCGCGTCTTCACTGAAGCAAGTACCAACCAAGGGGAGTTTCTAA
- a CDS encoding iron ABC transporter permease: MTALYIGLTVTLIAALLWSVTSGRFAVPFAKVIAILMAHVVDQAPTWTPTEAIVVNVVRLPRVLTAAIAGAGLSLCGAVLQGLFRNPLVGPQTIGVSSGAALGGVTAILLTGFGVLVPVGAFVGAAAALLAVLALQRSDSVSPVLTLVLAGVVVSAFCGALVGFVTYIADPESKLPDIVYWLLGSFAAATWSKLLLITGWTVLASIIMLGMRWRINVLSLGDEDARTLGVNPVRDRLILLAASCVVISAQVAVSGIIGWVGLVVPNLARLIVGADHRRLLPVSALMGAIFLVVADTLSRNLTAAEIPVGIVTAIVGTPIFAVLLRRTTRSSAA, encoded by the coding sequence ATGACAGCCTTGTACATCGGGCTGACCGTGACCCTGATCGCGGCACTGCTTTGGAGTGTTACGTCCGGGCGCTTTGCCGTCCCCTTCGCCAAGGTGATCGCCATTCTCATGGCACATGTTGTCGATCAGGCGCCCACATGGACACCGACCGAGGCCATCGTCGTCAATGTCGTCCGGCTGCCACGCGTCCTGACGGCGGCCATCGCCGGTGCCGGCCTTTCGCTCTGTGGTGCCGTTCTGCAGGGCCTATTTCGCAATCCACTGGTCGGGCCACAAACCATCGGCGTTTCATCAGGCGCCGCACTTGGCGGCGTGACGGCCATCCTTCTGACCGGCTTCGGCGTGCTGGTGCCGGTGGGAGCCTTTGTTGGCGCGGCGGCCGCATTGCTGGCCGTACTCGCGCTTCAGCGAAGCGACAGCGTATCACCGGTATTGACGCTGGTGCTGGCTGGCGTCGTGGTGAGCGCATTCTGCGGCGCGCTGGTCGGCTTCGTTACTTATATCGCCGATCCGGAAAGCAAACTCCCCGACATCGTATACTGGCTGCTCGGCAGCTTCGCGGCAGCAACATGGTCGAAACTTCTGCTGATTACCGGGTGGACCGTACTCGCCTCGATCATCATGCTCGGCATGCGTTGGCGCATCAACGTATTGTCGCTCGGCGACGAGGATGCCAGAACGCTCGGGGTCAATCCGGTTCGCGACCGCCTGATCCTGCTGGCCGCATCATGCGTCGTGATATCCGCGCAGGTCGCGGTGAGCGGCATCATCGGCTGGGTCGGGCTGGTGGTACCGAATCTCGCGCGCCTCATCGTCGGTGCAGATCATCGCCGCCTGTTACCGGTTTCGGCGCTGATGGGTGCGATCTTTCTCGTCGTCGCCGACACCTTGTCGCGTAACCTGACCGCTGCCGAGATTCCGGTTGGCATCGTCACCGCGATCGTCGGCACGCCGATCTTCGCCGTTCTGCTGCGCCGGACGACACGGAGCAGCGCCGCATGA
- a CDS encoding helix-turn-helix domain-containing protein, with protein MERVRSRRGEHHSAVTHDDSRSPVDVGARLHRIRKARRLTLQDASAQTGVSASAFSKIERNELSPTISTMQRIAEGLGVELVTLLGGQDDEPAGLGGRRSITRAGAGSAHATATCNNVLLCADLKNKRATPILTTVTARSPDEYAAWAKSDAEIFVMVLEGTLVVHSRLYEPLELNKGDSVYYDATTEHTWTSKGAKDAVVLWVLVGL; from the coding sequence ATGGAGCGTGTCCGAAGCCGCCGCGGCGAACACCACAGCGCCGTCACTCATGACGATTCGAGGTCGCCCGTCGATGTCGGCGCCCGGCTGCACCGAATTCGCAAAGCCCGCCGCCTGACACTGCAGGATGCCAGCGCCCAGACCGGCGTTTCCGCGTCGGCCTTCTCCAAGATCGAGCGCAACGAGTTGTCGCCGACCATCTCGACGATGCAGCGCATCGCCGAGGGGCTCGGCGTCGAATTGGTGACTCTGCTCGGCGGTCAGGACGACGAACCGGCAGGTCTGGGCGGCCGACGCAGCATTACGCGGGCCGGCGCCGGTAGCGCGCATGCGACCGCGACCTGCAACAACGTTCTGCTCTGCGCCGATCTCAAGAACAAGCGCGCTACGCCGATTCTGACCACCGTCACCGCGCGCTCGCCCGACGAGTACGCAGCCTGGGCCAAGTCCGACGCCGAGATTTTTGTGATGGTGCTCGAAGGCACGCTGGTGGTGCACAGCCGGCTTTACGAGCCGCTGGAGCTGAACAAGGGCGACAGCGTTTATTACGACGCAACCACCGAACATACTTGGACTTCGAAAGGTGCCAAGGACGCGGTGGTGCTGTGGGTGCTCGTCGGTCTTTAA